From the Telopea speciosissima isolate NSW1024214 ecotype Mountain lineage chromosome 9, Tspe_v1, whole genome shotgun sequence genome, the window ggagtttatcgaGGCAAGTAGAGAGCCGAGTATCACATTTCTGGTAGCCAAGTTTGATGGCATACTTGGACTTGGATTTAAAGAGATCTCTGTTGGGGGTGCTGTCCCTGTATGGTACGCTGGTGTTTTCTTTGCTATCTTATGTGTTGATATCTGACAAAAGAGTGCATCATCTAATCATGATTTGTTAACATCTCTGAAAACATGGAATGCAGTTCTTTTGTACTTTATGTATCATCTCTGAAAATTATGTGGTACTTAGCTGTTGTCGTTGTTGGTTtgcttgtttttcctttttgataCTACCTAATTAATACCTAATTGTTTAATTGGGTGAATATCTTTTggcatttattgatttttatacTGATAAACTTGCAAATGGTTTAGGTACAACATGGTTGATCAAGGGCTTGTTAAGGAACCTGTTTTCTCATTTTGGATTAACCGAAAcacagaagaggaagaaggtggTCAAATTGTGTTTGGAGGGGTTGATCCTAATCATTACAAGGGTGATCACACATATGTACCTGTGACTCAGAAAGGCTATTGGCAGGTAGGTTGTCCCTCTATGTCAATTaacataatttatttattttttctcataATTTTCTAATCGATAATTTGTAAATTCCCTCATCAGTTTGACATGGGCGATGTCCTTATTGATGGCAAGTCAACAGGTAATAAACTCCCTTTTGCCTATGTGTTCAACGAATATGGAACgcaatcaatctctctctctctctctctcactctctcacacacacacacacatacacaataTCTGTCTATTACTATCCCTCTGTGAGGTAAGAAAAGCTCAAGAAAACATTGCACATGAGTACATAATAGCCATTCCCAGGAAACAAGAAGGCTTCCAAGTAATAAAAGATTAATCTATTTTCTGGCTAATTTTGCATCCCAAGTGGCACTTATCCTGTCTAGGAGAATCTGATGTTAACTATATCCTATTGTCTTCCATGGTTGTATCTCCTCCTTTTTGTGTGATCATTAATAATTATACTCGTTTTCAGGATTCTGCACTGGTGGTTGTGCTGCCATTGCTGACTCTGGAACGTCGTTGTTGGCTGGTCCAACGGTATGTATCATTCTTTTAGACTCTGGATGTGACACCAGAGTTcaatttttcttcaaaattgtTGCATATCGAGCATTCACACAATTGATGCCTGTGGCCTAAGCTGCCATTGCATGGAAATCTAGAGTCCTGAGAGGTGCAACACCTAACCTAAAATGACACTTCGAGGCATGTCTTGATGCCTTGTCAGGAAGACACAGGTCATTTCAGATTACACTAATATTAGAAGTGCGGTTATGAGAGCATAGTCAAAACAACCAAGATACTCATCATACGAATGAAACACctaaaaaaatagaacaatGAGTATTTGCAAAGAAGTAATTCCCACAGGTATACAAGGCCCAATATATAACACAAACCTCTATGGATTTGTTTCTTGTAGACATGTTGCCGGTGCCTcccccccccttaaaaaaataaaaaaataaaaaataaaaaagaaagaaaaaagagaagaagaagaagaagaaatgccaCAGTATTTATATAGCATGAGAtatgaaaatgaaataaaggTATATTGGAAGAtgctttgaaaattttaaatgaatcaagtataattttcttttgtttcatctTCTATTTCAATGTCTTAATGTTGTATTACAAATGTGGGAGAAATTCAATACATAATTATAGGTCATGGTTGCATTGGACTTTGACATTTGTTTGACATAGTGAGGCCCCACCAATTCAACGCTGGTTTTGAAGAACTCTCCTTTCAAAGCATGTGAGAGtagatttttcttcttcagttcgTTTTAATATTAGATAATGCATTGTGTCATGAAGATTGCATATCATCAAACAAGAAGCAGTTCATACTTTTACATAGTAGTATGATGATACACCATTATACATCATTATATTACTATATAAAAGTTCGAACTGTTTCTTGTTTGAATGGTAAGAATTTTCATGCCCTTAGTATCCTTGTCTAATCGAATATAAattaagaagaaacaaaaaatctcACATTTGGATAGAGAtctttcaaactcaaattcgaATTCTTAATTCTTTCCTTTCATCTCCCCCATCTCCATCCTTCCATCTTTCCCTTTCAAAATTAAGCTCCATCTCATCTCTATTTTACttctatttaatttatttttttttgtctagtCTCTTCCATTTCACACTTTTTCTTTTCGCCCCTCCCCCTCCCACACTTCATTCattgttctctctttctctctcttgtagGGTGGGGGAATTACTGTTCTGTTCATGTTGCCACTTGTATATGTCAGCAATTCGACTCTTTTAAGCATGTAATTTCTTGGTTTTCAGCAATCTTCTTTGCAGCCTTGGTCCAGTTTTGTATGTGGTGCCGTGAAACGTGCATCCAAAACTTCCAGGTTCCCACCTAGTATTTTAAAAGCTTAGGCAACACCCCACAAGCAATATTTGGATCTCCTTATAAGTTGCAACCTGTGGaaactttgttttgaattttgtgcTAGATCTTTTTAGTAGACTGTAAGGAGTATatatcaaataggtcatcaaagACTCCATGTGATCAGAAATCACCTTTAACCTACATGTTTGAAAAATAATCACTTCATGTGCATTAAGAACttaggaagagaaaagaaagagatgacTCTTCATTCTTACACAGGAGGATAagatattttgttttaattttgcaTTATCTGCCCTGCTGCTAGGGGAAGAGGTCTATGGTTTTATGGTTGGTCACTTCATATCTTTACCTTACAGGCTTACACCATTCATATAGTTTTGAGTTTGTACCTACACTAACCAGTAGCAAACTGAGGCAAAGCACAAATGCAATTCTGAGCCTGGTTACCATTTTCTGTATTACCTTTATTTGCAGACCATTATTACTGAAATCAATCATGCAATTGGCGCCTCTGGGGTCGTTAGCCAGCAATGCAAGACTGTTGTTGCTGAATATGGACAGCAAATATTGGATTTATTGTCAGCAGAGGTGCATACAAatgttccttttccttttttgtttttccctctcccttctcctcttcttcaagtCGACTAAATTAGCTTATTGTAGCTGGAGAAATGTCAATTTTGTTGCTGCTACTTACTACTTTGTGAGATATTGAAGCTATCGTCCAGACTCCCTTGGGGTACTTATCTTATTttatcttcctttttcttctgtaTTACAGACAGATCCCGAGACGGTATGCTCGCAGGTTGGTTTGTGTACTTTTGATGGAACTCGAGGTGTTAGGTAAGGTTAAATTATGTAATGTTATTACATACTAGAAAGCAGTGTATTACCATTTTATGTTGCATcaattcatttgtttttatttgggggggaggggtgagAGATCATCATTATCATTTCCTACACCATTATAATGCTGTTAATCAGTTTTGTTTTGGCTTCCTGTTCATTGGTAATAATTTGAATTCTgcctagggttgggctgggcttggcttGGGGGCATAGCCGTGATGTTCGATGGCCATATGCCAGACTTTTCCATCAAGGCTGGAACTTGATTTGAGGCTCAGGCGCTCACAAGTTTCTAAACTTTTATTGTGTATCTAATAGTACGCTTATTTGTTGagatattttgttattttgtacCATAAAAGGATCTTGCTGATGCGTTGTTCTGTTGGCAAAccttttattgttgttgttggattACATCTTGACTTTTCTCTCTTCAGTCAATAGGATAATGCCATCTTGGTTGGTGTCAAGGTAAACAAACCCCAATGGCGTGTTTGGTGCCATCCTGAAGTCATAATGTACTCTTGTCAAATTCTCGTGTGAGAAGAATTTGACTTCACTTGTCTGAGTAGTACACCGATGTACATTACTTTAATTGAATTCTTTATTGCACATATAATAGTACAAGTATATGTTGGggctttttgttattttgtacCATTAAAAGATCATGTTGTTATGTTTGATCTGTTGGCATACCgttttgattgatttatgttGGATTTTACCTTGAATTTCTATAATTTATCAATAGAGATAGGGCCATGCCTGTTGGTGTCAAGGTAAACAAAACCACTTATATGTTTGGTGCCATCTTTAATGCATGGTGTCTGCGCTAGTCAAATTCTAGTGAGAGTAGGAAAAAGGATTACTGATTAGTGTTTTGCTTGGGGTTGTGATAACGTGAAGTTTGGTACAAGTGTTTGATGTACGTCCAAGCTGTGTTGAAAatattcggttttggttttagtttttctAAGTTTGAGCAAAGTTTGGCAGgaattctgtaatttttggaAGTCTAGTAGAATatattcggttttggtttcagtttttcCAAGTTTGAGCAAAGTTTGGCAGgaattctgtaatttttggaAGTCTAGTAGAATATCACGTCAGTCCTAGGTATttatatcatatttttttatgcATGTGTGCTAACAGGCATGAACTTAATCTTGTTGGGCTTCCTAGGAATCCATTGACTTGTTTCTACCATAATCTTGTCCATGACTTGGTTCGAATTATGGATGTTGTGTTACAGTGGTGGCATTGAGAGCGTAGTTGATGAGAAGAATGGGGGCAAGTCATCTGGTGTTTTGCAGGATGCCATGTGCACTGCCTGTGAAATGGCTGTTGTATGGATTCGGAATCAGCTTAAGCGGAATGAAACACAGGATTACATATTGAATTATGTCAATGAGGTGAAGTAATAATGCATTATACTCATGTTTCTTATATGTTAATTTGGAAATTGGCTAATGCCATCTGTTGTAATTGCAGCTTTGTGAACGCTTGCCTAGTCCAATGGGAGAATCAGCTGTTGACTGTGATCAACTTTCTTCATTACCTCCTGTTTCTTTTACCATCGGTGGCAAAGCATTCAAACTGACTCCAGAGCAGGTACCGCAACATACAGAGTTTGTACTTAATTGTTACCATTATTGTCAAGTCATTTGATTTGTGTATCTATTTAAATTGTTTTCAAGTAGTCAGTTAGCTGATCTGGCGGTTTTGAATTGTTTGTACTTCATCTATAAGCAGTGTAGATATATTAGTGTCAATTTAATGGAATTATTACAATCATTATTTACCTTAGGCTGAGCCATGAATGATTTATGTTTTCTGTGGCATCTCATGTTTATTAGTTTAGAAGatctgttatttatttatttatttatttattttttgggtggggggggggggagttgggGAATTAATAAAGTCTCCATAAAATCATTAAAAGGTGAAACATAAATTACACCTATCATTGCacaatgatatatatatatatatatatatatatttgaactaaagaagcttcctcttaatTGCTGGGGTCTACAGACTTTGTTATGTTGAAAGACATGGTGAGAGGATGAAGTTTGTCTTTCAGGTGATCTCGAATGgtgtttaataaaaaaaattgtggtGTGGCACATTAACTAtctgtcttttctttttctttttcatttctagGAGAGAAAAAGTTTGTTCGAATATGGTTTCAAGTAGAATGTCATGATGTTGGTTGTAAAAGCTAATTGTGATGTTCTCCATGTGATGTATATCATGTAAAGCTTCAAGTCTAGGTGCTTACATTTTCTTACTATTGGTTATCAGTACGTCCTCAAAGTTGTCGCGGGAGATGTAGCACAATGCATCAGTGGATTTACAGCTTTAGATGTGCCACCGCCCCGTGGTCCTCTCTGGTACTTCTTCAATCACATCTCTCTAATCCTTTCTCATTTGAAGGGCTCATGCATTGGTTGAAGTGAATTAGTTTCAGGCAGCAAATTAGTTGATATTGGAATATTTGACCAATGGTGAAAAAACTGAAAGCATTAGAGATGCAGTGAGtaataaatttcttttctatattttctaatGGGGATGGTGAACTCTTAAATACAGGATACTGGGAGATGTCTTCATGGGCCGCTACCATACAGTCTTCGATTACGGCAATGAAAGAATTGGCTTTGCAGAAGCGGCATAGAAACAATGCTGGCTTTTCAATTGCGTCAAATTCTTCTGAACACCTTACACAATTTATGGTTTTTCTGTAGTGGCGCTGTACGTGTGGAAAGTTTAGCCTAAAAAATGATACACGAATGTAAATATCTGGGTGTGATCTTTCTCGTAGTCTATATATAATAGACATGGTGCATGCTTTCCTGTATCTAAAAAAGCTCAATTGGCTGATGTTAAGGTATTGTAGTAAGCCTGGTCTGTTTAATTGGCTCCTAAATGGTCTGAGACCACTGGAGTCTCTATTGATAATTGCGTTTGTATTTAGTAGCTCTACTACAAACACTGCAGCTCTGCATCTGTAATTGAGGAGCTCATCCATCTCTATTACCCTTACTTCTTCTACTACTAGTATTATTtctatggttttaaaaatctgGATACTAGTCGTATCGTACGGCATCAGATGATTTTGCCTTCACTTTAAAATTTGGAGCTGATACCACTACAGGTCGACTGATACGACCGGTACGGTCTGTATGCATGATACAGACATTTGAAACCAtggctactactactactaattAACCAAGTGGGACTAGTTACAACGAAGGGAAAGTTTGGCATTTACATTTTAGTATACATTGAAATGGACGTGCTTACATGACTTCTCAAGGTCAAACACTAGCTATATCACATTACAATCCATGATCTTTCTTAtatcaataataataatcattattattagtattattatttattattataacaAATAATGTCCTAATTATAATAATAGTAGTAATGATTGATTCTGAAAATCTTCCTCTTCAGTCTTAACCATACTTAATAAGGTTGGGTATTTCAATAATATAAGAATGGATATGTACAAGTGTTTAATACGTGTTTTAATACACTTGGTGACGGATTGGGCCGAATTCCCTAATTTAATTCATTGCAACGGTATCCATCAAAGGTCCGAAAGAGAATATGATAGCGCCAGCAGATCTTTCAACACATTGCAGccgcagagagagagagagagagagagagagaggtctgaGAAGCTCACATATGGCAGTAGCtgatttgtcattttccatgggtaaattacatgggAGGTGTCCATTATTTGAGAAAAATACACCtccattttaaaaaataaggtATATGTGGTGTATTTTTCTCAAAGAAGGGGCACCTcccatgtaatttacccttctttttttgttttggtaatgCTGATTTGTTCACATATATattagtagggatgtaaacggatcggattcggttcggatagtgctatattcgcatctgcatccgcatccgattagctttcggacggattcagatagtgctaaacggatgcggacaTAGATacagatcagatattttatccatttacatgtaaatatagctttttggatagctatagcctatccgtatccgtatccgtttagctttcggacagattcggatattgctaaacggatacaaacacGAATTCAGAAACGGATTTTgcctatccatttacatccctatacaTTAGTCAGTAGACAGTTAGTTTAGTTAGGTGaaattaaatattatgtgagaaaacaaaaattaaaatagaaaaaaaaaaagaaaaaggaaaacgtTGGTTTTGCGTGCCGCCGCCGCCTTCTTCTTCACCAATCCAACGCATGAAAAGTGTGAAAGGCTACAAAAACATAAACACACACGCACACGTCACACATCCCTGAGACCCACCACCCCTCAGGGCCTCAAGGCCCCCATCAGGTGAGTGAGTGATAGATAGTTTTGGTGATTAAAATGTAATCTGGCCGGTCCCAATCTTCTTTTTTGGTATTCAGGCGTGCGTATGcgcgcgagagagagagaattttacAATCAAATTCCACTTGTCTACTTTGCTGCTTTCCCCACCTCACCTCAGCTCACACCTCACACCCCTcaacaccccccaccccccaaaaaaaaaaccgactAAATTGACAGATTCATCCATCCATATTGCTTGTCTTAAAaccacttttttctttttgtgattCTGGAAACAGAAAATCATTTTTGAAATCCCACTCTCCTCCTTTCCTTTGAAATAtttggctttttttttcttagtcaTTTTCTGAGTAATGAATGAATGAGTTGTACTTAGGATCCCTTTCCCCTGAATTCTTCTCTAAACCAAGCATCCCCTTCCTAATTCCGCATCTCAAactctaattttcttttttttaggtttCGATTAAGGGGGAGGGTTTTCTAAGCAAGCGACATAGGGGAGCCAATCAATGAGATGCCGTAAAACAACATCAGACATTGGAGGGCAGAGAagtcatttcatatgaaaaggagagagatagatacataagTACTAGTGCATCCTACTCCAACtactcagagaaccttttcccttcaaTTAATTATATAATGCAAATCCTTCTCTCTAATATTCACCTTCTTTTCCGATTCATAAACCCCCTCCCTCATCCTTCTCCCATtcacacttttcttctctttccccgtTGAAAGCTATTCCAACTTCACATTTACTATCTCCGTTTGTTTTagcataaaattttacctgaaaaaTTTTAGGCAGCAAAATTTACTTcgtaaatataaaattttacatttgaaaaaatttctaatgtttgtttccataaaaaacaaacattggaacactttttaacatttaaaattttacatctaaaatttttgagtaaatttttctggtaaaattttacgccgaaacaaacggagccttatGGAGTAAATCTATAACAAGGCAAATACCACCTTCCCTTTTGGAAGTGTGTCCTTCAAAccaatttttatattatttgttATTAATTAGTTTGCATGATATTGACAAGTTGTGATTGTCTTTaaatatcattaaaaaaaaacgtgTCCACAGATAGGAACGGAATTGGGCTTTATGTTAATACGATACATTGGGTGCCCTAGAATGCTGATTCTGAGGTACAAATATATATGGACATTGAAATGAATCTTACAAGAATATTGCATGTTTTACTTTTAGTTAATGAAGAACAATGTTCTCGATAGTAGCTTGCAATTAGTCTGTTAACCTAAGAGATCCTTATCTTTATGGTTAATTAGTCATTATGGATTGCGGCGTACGTTCAGTTGTTTGATGTCACTATGGCTATGTATCAATATACTTGATTCATAGTGTGTGATCGTGTACGAAACAGATTCTCAATACATAATCCACAATcctcttgaagagagagagagagaatttatgCATAGGATTGGACAAAAATATCATAGTTGGTGGCATGTTTATAAATTGTTTACAAAGTGTTGTAAAAATGAATATTATGTATAGAGGAAGGGGTTCATGCATAGTTGAATATGACAATCGAAAGCTTCTTCAAATAGAGGGGTggggggttttggtcatttaaaCCCTTGCATTGTCTCCATTGCACGATTATATGTAGAGCCGTGCACCATGCATGGCAGTATATATAACCTTTCACCTtatatatattagtattatTTTACAAATGTTTTTGAAAATGTTTTATGATCCAATAACTAAATTAGAATTTTTGTACATACATTTAAAGGGATCAGATAGTAATTTATtcacatgccataaaatctatTATGTGATATTGAATAGTTAAGgtcttctacccaaaaaaaataataattagttAAGGCCTTTAGGGATTAATTCGTGATTATCTACTTCTTTAGAATAGAATATATTAGTGTTGCATTATCTAAGATGTATATATTGATAAATTCTTTAATAAGATTATAGATTCTAATAAATATTCCATTTTTGGTAGTATTCCCAATGAGATCCTATCTATTTCCAATATTTTAGTAATCTAACAATGCCTTGtagaaagaaatgagaaatcTCACAATCTGTAAGATGAGAACAGAAAATCCTATCTTTTAGGAAACCAATCAGATTGGGTGATTGGCTTCCATCTATAAGAACCATGGAAGAGAGTAAGAAacccttctttccttccttccttccttccttcctaaATCCTAATCTTTTCACTAATAATTAGTACTCTTTCAattatttcctttcttccttcagCTTTGAGTGTGTGAATGGACAATGAGTCATGCGTGTTCACACACACCACACACCAAACTGAAATCTTTATCATTGGAACCAACCGCCGCCCTCAGGACCTAAGCTATCAGCATTTACTCTTCTTTTGACACGTGGATCACCCCCACCCCGCAAAGCACCTAACATAAACATTAATTAACAAAAAGATTAACAACGGCCAACAATCTATAGCACACTAAGTACCTTTGCTACACCTAATCAATTATTTAGTGTATTAACCCTC encodes:
- the LOC122639723 gene encoding aspartic proteinase isoform X8, whose translation is MGTKCKIFVIPLFLSFFLLPLVFSASSDGLVRIGLKKRALDQNNRLAARLESQEGEPLRASIRKYHLRGNLGDSEDTDIVALKNYMDAQYFGEIAIGTPPQKFTVIFDTGSSNLWVPSAKCYFSVACYFHSKYKSSRSSTYKKNGKPAEIRYGTGAISGFFSQDHVKVGDLVVKNQEFIEASREPSITFLVAKFDGILGLGFKEISVGGAVPVWYNMVDQGLVKEPVFSFWINRNTEEEEGGQIVFGGVDPNHYKGDHTYVPVTQKGYWQFDMGDVLIDGKSTGFCTGGCAAIADSGTSLLAGPTTIITEINHAIGASGVVSQQCKTVVAEYGQQILDLLSAETDPETVCSQVGLCTFDGTRGVSGGIESVVDEKNGGKSSGVLQDAMCTACEMAVVWIRNQLKRNETQDYILNYVNELCDRLPSPMGESAVDCDKLSSMPPVSLTIGYKAFKLTRD
- the LOC122639723 gene encoding aspartic proteinase isoform X5, whose amino-acid sequence is MGTKCKIFVIPLFLSFFLLPLVFSASSDGLVRIGLKKRALDQNNRLAARLESQEGEPLRASIRKYHLRGNLGDSEDTDIVALKNYMDAQYFGEIAIGTPPQKFTVIFDTGSSNLWVPSAKCYFSVACYFHSKYKSSRSSTYKKNGKPAEIRYGTGAISGFFSQDHVKVGDLVVKNQEFIEASREPSITFLVAKFDGILGLGFKEISVGGAVPVWYNMVDQGLVKEPVFSFWINRNTEEEEGGQIVFGGVDPNHYKGDHTYVPVTQKGYWQFDMGDVLIDGKSTGFCTGGCAAIADSGTSLLAGPTTIITEINHAIGASGVVSQQCKTVVAEYGQQILDLLSAETDPETVCSQVGLCTFDGTRGVSGGIESVVDEKNGGKSSGVLQDAMCTACEMAVVWIRNQLKRNETQDYILNYVNELCERLPSPMGESAVDCDQLSSLPPVSFTIGGKAFKLTPEQYVLKVGEGAAAQCISGFTALDVP
- the LOC122639723 gene encoding aspartic proteinase isoform X1, which produces MGTKCKIFVIPLFLSFFLLPLVFSASSDGLVRIGLKKRALDQNNRLAARLESQEGEPLRASIRKYHLRGNLGDSEDTDIVALKNYMDAQYFGEIAIGTPPQKFTVIFDTGSSNLWVPSAKCYFSVACYFHSKYKSSRSSTYKKNGKPAEIRYGTGAISGFFSQDHVKVGDLVVKNQEFIEASREPSITFLVAKFDGILGLGFKEISVGGAVPVWYNMVDQGLVKEPVFSFWINRNTEEEEGGQIVFGGVDPNHYKGDHTYVPVTQKGYWQFDMGDVLIDGKSTGFCTGGCAAIADSGTSLLAGPTTIITEINHAIGASGVVSQQCKTVVAEYGQQILDLLSAETDPETVCSQVGLCTFDGTRGVSGGIESVVDEKNGGKSSGVLQDAMCTACEMAVVWIRNQLKRNETQDYILNYVNELCERLPSPMGESAVDCDQLSSLPPVSFTIGGKAFKLTPEQYVLKVVAGDVAQCISGFTALDVPPPRGPLWILGDVFMGRYHTVFDYGNERIGFAEAA
- the LOC122639723 gene encoding aspartic proteinase isoform X6, with protein sequence MGTKCKIFVIPLFLSFFLLPLVFSASSDGLVRIGLKKRALDQNNRLAARLESQEGEPLRASIRKYHLRGNLGDSEDTDIVALKNYMDAQYFGEIAIGTPPQKFTVIFDTGSSNLWVPSAKCYFSVACYFHSKYKSSRSSTYKKNGKPAEIRYGTGAISGFFSQDHVKVGDLVVKNQEFIEASREPSITFLVAKFDGILGLGFKEISVGGAVPVWYNMVDQGLVKEPVFSFWINRNTEEEEGGQIVFGGVDPNHYKGDHTYVPVTQKGYWQFDMGDVLIDGKSTGFCTGGCAAIADSGTSLLAGPTTIITEINHAIGASGVVSQQCKTVVAEYGQQILDLLSAETDPETVCSQVGLCTFDGTRGVSGGIESVVDEKNGGKSSGVLQDAMCTACEMAVVWIRNQLKRNETQDYILNYVNELCDRLPSPMGESAVDCDKLSSMPPVSLTIGYKAFKLTRDQYVLKVGEGAAAQCISGFTALDVP